From Planococcus halocryophilus, the proteins below share one genomic window:
- the rpsP gene encoding 30S ribosomal protein S16 — translation MAVKIRLKRMGAKKSPFYRIVVADSRAPRDGRQIQTVGTYNPLTVPAEVKIDEEQVLKWLHDGAKPSDTVRNLFSQKGIMEKFHNEKLNK, via the coding sequence ATGGCAGTAAAAATTCGCTTGAAACGTATGGGAGCTAAAAAATCTCCTTTTTACCGTATTGTAGTAGCTGACTCACGTGCTCCACGTGACGGCCGTCAAATTCAAACAGTAGGTACTTACAACCCACTGACAGTTCCAGCTGAAGTTAAAATCGACGAAGAGCAAGTGTTGAAATGGCTTCATGATGGCGCTAAACCATCTGACACAGTACGTAACTTGTTTTCTCAAAAAGGCATTATGGAGAAATTCCATAACGAAAAACTAAACAAGTAA
- the ffh gene encoding signal recognition particle protein: MAFEGLSERLQGTMTKIKGKGKVNEADVKEMMREVRFALIEADVNLKVVKEFVKKISERAIGQDVMDSLTPGQQVVKIVKDELTELMGGEERKIEFSTKQPTVIMMVGLQGAGKTTTTGKLANLLRRKHNRKPLLVAADVYRPAAIQQLETIGKQLSLPVFSKGTDMSPVEIARQAIEHAKAEHLDTVIIDTAGRLHVDEALMQELKDIRALKEPDEIFLVVDSMTGQDAVNVAQNFDAAIGITGVVLTKLDGDTRGGAALSIRAVTQKPIKFVGMGEKMDALEAFHPERMASRILGMGDMLSLIEKAQSNVDEVKAKELEEKFRTSTFTFDDFLEQMSQVKQMGPLDEILKMLPGANKIKGLENAKVDEGQMDRVEAIIYSMTKKEKTTPEIINANRKKRIAKGSGTNIQDVNRLLKQFEDMKKMMKQMSGMNTKKGRKKMGMPGLDSLFK; the protein is encoded by the coding sequence ATGGCATTTGAAGGTTTATCCGAACGCCTGCAAGGCACGATGACTAAGATTAAAGGCAAAGGTAAAGTCAACGAAGCAGACGTTAAGGAAATGATGCGTGAAGTTCGTTTCGCCTTGATCGAAGCGGATGTCAATTTAAAAGTCGTGAAAGAATTCGTCAAGAAAATCAGTGAACGAGCGATTGGGCAAGATGTTATGGACAGTTTAACGCCAGGACAGCAAGTCGTTAAAATCGTTAAAGATGAGCTAACTGAATTGATGGGCGGCGAAGAACGGAAAATCGAGTTTTCAACAAAACAGCCGACAGTTATTATGATGGTTGGTTTACAAGGTGCTGGTAAAACGACAACTACTGGAAAACTCGCTAATTTATTGCGTAGAAAACACAATCGTAAACCGCTATTAGTAGCGGCCGATGTGTATCGTCCAGCTGCAATTCAGCAGTTAGAGACGATTGGTAAGCAATTATCTCTTCCAGTTTTCTCTAAAGGGACAGACATGTCTCCAGTGGAGATTGCGCGTCAAGCGATCGAACATGCGAAAGCTGAGCATTTAGATACGGTTATCATTGATACAGCAGGACGTTTACATGTAGATGAAGCGTTAATGCAAGAATTGAAGGATATTCGTGCGCTTAAAGAGCCGGATGAGATCTTCTTAGTCGTTGATTCGATGACAGGTCAAGATGCTGTCAATGTTGCTCAAAATTTTGATGCAGCGATTGGTATCACTGGAGTCGTTTTAACGAAGCTTGATGGCGACACACGAGGCGGTGCGGCATTATCCATTCGTGCTGTTACTCAAAAACCGATTAAATTTGTCGGGATGGGTGAAAAAATGGATGCGCTAGAGGCGTTCCACCCAGAACGAATGGCGTCACGAATACTTGGCATGGGCGACATGTTGTCTTTGATTGAAAAAGCACAGTCGAATGTCGATGAGGTAAAAGCAAAAGAATTAGAAGAGAAATTCAGAACTTCGACATTTACTTTTGATGATTTCCTTGAACAAATGTCACAAGTAAAACAAATGGGACCGTTGGATGAAATTTTGAAAATGCTCCCAGGCGCCAATAAAATTAAAGGGCTCGAAAACGCAAAAGTCGATGAGGGCCAAATGGATCGTGTAGAAGCGATTATTTATTCAATGACGAAAAAAGAAAAAACAACCCCTGAAATTATTAATGCCAATCGTAAAAAACGAATTGCTAAAGGTTCAGGAACAAATATTCAAGATGTCAACAGACTCTTGAAACAATTTGAAGATATGAAGAAAATGATGAAACAAATGTCTGGTATGAACACGAAAAAAGGTAGAAAAAAAATGGGAATGCCAGGTCTAGACTCACTTTTTAAGTAA
- a CDS encoding putative DNA-binding protein, whose amino-acid sequence MGLEKTTRMNYLFDFYQELLTPKQRSYMMLYYLDDHSLGEIAEEYDITRQAVYDNIRRTEAMLEEYERKLQLFEKFQKRQQLVSSFEKQPFTEERIQQFLDELKEWD is encoded by the coding sequence ATGGGACTAGAAAAAACAACACGTATGAATTATTTGTTTGATTTCTATCAGGAACTACTGACACCTAAACAGCGCAGCTATATGATGCTGTATTATTTAGATGACCATTCACTGGGTGAAATTGCCGAAGAATATGACATTACACGTCAAGCAGTATACGATAATATTCGCCGGACGGAAGCAATGCTAGAAGAATATGAACGCAAATTGCAGCTTTTCGAGAAATTCCAGAAACGGCAGCAATTGGTTTCGTCATTTGAAAAACAGCCATTCACAGAAGAGCGTATCCAGCAATTTTTGGACGAACTAAAGGAATGGGATTAG
- the ftsY gene encoding signal recognition particle-docking protein FtsY codes for MSFFKKLKDKFAHNAEAEESTEKYKEGLAKTRIGFTSKINDLVAKYRKVDEDFFEELEEILLQADVGFETVIELMDDLRFEVQRKNVKDTSNVQSVISEKLVEIYEAGEAEINEINFVEGLTVILMVGVNGVGKTTTIGKLAHRFKNEGKTVMLAAGDTFRAGAIEQLDVWSKRVGVDVIKQSEGSDPAAVMYDAVRSAKSRGVDVLICDTAGRLQNKVNLMNELQKVHRVISREIPGAPHEVLLALDATTGQNAMLQAQTFKEVTDVTGIVLTKLDGTAKGGIVLAIRNKLKIPVKFVGLGEKMDDLQPFDAQKYVYGLFAEGLDKEQQLEDEEADK; via the coding sequence GTGAGTTTCTTCAAAAAATTAAAAGATAAATTTGCCCACAATGCCGAAGCTGAAGAATCAACTGAAAAATACAAAGAAGGCTTAGCCAAAACCCGAATTGGTTTTACGTCTAAGATCAATGATTTGGTAGCGAAATACCGTAAGGTTGATGAAGATTTCTTTGAAGAATTAGAAGAAATTTTACTGCAAGCTGATGTTGGATTTGAAACCGTTATTGAATTAATGGATGATTTGCGTTTTGAAGTTCAACGAAAAAATGTCAAAGATACTTCAAATGTTCAATCCGTTATTTCAGAAAAACTGGTAGAAATTTATGAAGCTGGCGAAGCAGAAATCAACGAAATTAATTTTGTTGAAGGATTAACGGTTATTTTAATGGTAGGTGTCAACGGCGTTGGAAAAACGACAACGATTGGTAAACTGGCTCACCGCTTTAAAAATGAAGGCAAAACCGTTATGCTTGCTGCTGGTGATACTTTCCGTGCAGGAGCAATTGAACAATTAGATGTTTGGAGCAAGCGTGTGGGCGTTGATGTCATCAAACAAAGTGAAGGGTCAGACCCTGCAGCCGTTATGTATGATGCTGTACGTTCAGCTAAGTCTCGTGGAGTAGATGTATTAATCTGTGATACAGCAGGACGTTTACAAAACAAAGTCAATTTGATGAATGAACTTCAAAAAGTTCATCGCGTCATTTCGCGTGAAATTCCAGGTGCTCCACATGAAGTGCTTTTAGCACTTGATGCGACAACAGGACAAAATGCCATGTTGCAGGCGCAAACATTTAAAGAAGTTACAGATGTAACAGGTATTGTTCTAACAAAACTTGATGGAACGGCAAAAGGCGGAATTGTTTTAGCAATCCGTAATAAGTTGAAGATTCCTGTTAAATTTGTAGGCCTAGGCGAAAAAATGGATGATTTGCAACCATTTGACGCACAAAAATACGTTTATGGCTTATTTGCTGAAGGATTGGATAAAGAGCAACAATTAGAAGATGAAGAAGCAGACAAGTAA